A DNA window from Iodobacter ciconiae contains the following coding sequences:
- a CDS encoding NAD(P)/FAD-dependent oxidoreductase, which yields MAQQVPSAHRQKIAVIGAGISGLASAYLLNRKHDVCLFEAGDYLGGHSNTVDISVNGISHPVDTGFLVLNDKTYPNLVALLAELGVATYSTDMSFGVSMDEGQLEWAGTNLDAVFAQRRNLCSPRFWGMLKDILRFNKAAYVNLARAGNRGETLGQLLDAGGYGQLFREAYLLPMAAAIWSSSPKDILGFPALTFLRFCINHSLLQVNGRPQWQTVQGGSRSYVQRIAATLPDIRLNTPVLGVRRDANGVRVLTASGESRFDIVVFAGHAPDTLSILEDASPAEQKLLSAVRYQPNTAYLHLDERQLPRNKKVWSAWNYLGGAAVDGQRPVCVSYLLNQLQNLPFENPVVVTLNPFKKPDLVIAQFEYQHPIMDQPAIDAQLRLPQLQGRNRTWFAGAWTGYGFHEDGLKSALRVAADFDVLPAWAQL from the coding sequence GTGGCACAGCAAGTTCCTTCTGCTCACAGACAAAAAATTGCCGTGATCGGCGCGGGTATCTCGGGTCTTGCCAGTGCGTATCTGCTCAATCGCAAGCACGATGTTTGCCTGTTTGAGGCGGGAGATTATCTTGGGGGCCACAGTAATACGGTGGATATATCCGTTAACGGCATCAGCCATCCGGTCGATACCGGTTTTTTGGTGCTAAATGATAAAACCTACCCCAATTTAGTGGCCCTGCTGGCCGAGCTAGGCGTGGCAACGTACAGCACGGATATGTCGTTTGGCGTATCGATGGATGAGGGACAGCTGGAATGGGCAGGCACCAATCTGGATGCCGTGTTTGCTCAGCGGCGCAATCTTTGCTCACCACGTTTCTGGGGCATGCTGAAAGACATTTTGCGTTTTAATAAAGCCGCTTACGTTAATTTGGCGCGGGCGGGTAATCGTGGTGAAACATTAGGTCAGTTGCTGGATGCAGGTGGCTATGGGCAGCTATTCAGGGAAGCATATTTATTGCCCATGGCTGCAGCCATCTGGTCAAGCTCACCCAAAGACATTCTGGGCTTTCCGGCGCTGACCTTTTTGCGCTTTTGCATTAATCACTCTTTATTGCAGGTGAATGGACGGCCGCAATGGCAAACCGTGCAGGGTGGCTCCCGCAGCTATGTGCAGCGTATCGCTGCCACTTTGCCGGATATCCGCCTTAATACGCCGGTGCTGGGTGTCCGCCGGGATGCAAATGGTGTGCGTGTTTTAACCGCCAGCGGCGAATCACGTTTCGATATCGTAGTCTTTGCCGGGCACGCCCCCGATACCTTAAGTATTCTGGAAGACGCAAGTCCTGCCGAGCAAAAGCTGCTGAGTGCTGTGCGCTATCAGCCCAATACTGCTTACCTGCATCTGGATGAGCGGCAATTACCTCGTAACAAAAAAGTCTGGTCTGCATGGAATTATCTGGGCGGTGCGGCGGTTGACGGGCAGCGGCCGGTTTGTGTCAGCTATTTATTAAATCAGTTACAAAACCTGCCATTTGAAAACCCGGTAGTGGTGACACTCAATCCCTTTAAAAAACCGGATTTAGTAATTGCCCAGTTTGAATACCAGCATCCGATCATGGATCAGCCTGCTATTGATGCCCAGCTGCGTTTGCCGCAGCTGCAGGGGCGCAATCGCACATGGTTTGCCGGAGCGTGGACGGGGTATGGTTTTCATGAGGACGGCCTAAAATCGGCACTGCGTGTAGCTGCCGATTTTGATGTCCTTCCTGCATGGGCGCAGCTCTGA
- a CDS encoding DUF1365 domain-containing protein, which translates to MRTAYLLTGQVMHERLRPVQNRFVYPVFCLRLNLAYLGELNNRWFGVDCWRPLSIATRDYGARDGSDLQGWMRGLLKDAAIEADGEIWLQTFPRIFGYAFNPVNFWFCHDKNGGLRAVLAEVNNTFGEHHRYLLQAAEGGDIRADSDLHSIKALHVSPFCPVEGHYQFCFKNSPDSAFVAIDYFDQEGLLIKTAIAGRHHSFTPAHLRRALLAQPFLTLGVVAKIHWQALRLWLKRVPFYRKPQPPLHPVSHPLHLRSSKESQS; encoded by the coding sequence ATGCGCACCGCTTATTTATTAACCGGGCAGGTGATGCACGAGCGGCTCCGGCCGGTGCAAAACCGCTTTGTTTATCCGGTGTTCTGCCTGCGGCTGAATCTGGCTTACTTGGGCGAGCTGAATAACCGCTGGTTTGGTGTTGACTGCTGGCGGCCTTTATCGATTGCCACACGTGATTACGGTGCCCGAGATGGCTCTGATCTGCAGGGCTGGATGCGCGGCCTGCTTAAAGATGCAGCCATCGAGGCCGATGGCGAAATCTGGCTGCAAACCTTTCCCAGAATCTTTGGTTATGCCTTTAACCCGGTTAATTTCTGGTTTTGCCACGATAAAAATGGCGGTTTAAGAGCAGTACTGGCCGAAGTGAACAATACCTTTGGCGAGCATCATCGCTATTTGCTACAAGCTGCTGAGGGCGGGGATATCCGGGCTGACAGTGATTTACACAGCATTAAAGCACTGCATGTTTCGCCTTTTTGCCCTGTGGAAGGGCATTACCAGTTTTGCTTTAAAAATTCGCCAGACAGCGCTTTTGTGGCGATTGATTATTTTGATCAGGAAGGCCTGCTGATTAAAACGGCGATTGCAGGCCGGCACCATTCGTTTACTCCCGCGCATTTACGGCGTGCTTTGCTGGCTCAGCCCTTTTTAACGCTGGGCGTGGTCGCCAAAATTCATTGGCAGGCGCTGCGTCTGTGGCTGAAACGCGTGCCGTTTTACCGCAAGCCTCAGCCTCCGTTACACCCTGTCAGTCATCCACTTCATTTGCGAAGTTCAAAGGAAAGCCAATCATGA
- a CDS encoding SAM-dependent methyltransferase, whose amino-acid sequence MSQARTLSDLSSATPAAARLFIQVLQRLQYGHLQLITPDGSHLTFGDLHTPPSAVLHINDWRACGRIIKAGDIGFAESFSAGWLDTPDLTALLRLALKNEAVLARFVFGGKLATLWYRLKHWLRPNTREGSKRNIHAHYDIGNDFYQLWLDKSWTYSSAIFAGDFSQSLESAQAAKYQRIIDTLALKAGDKVLEIGCGWGGFAEHAARCGIEVHGITISEAQLAVAQARNQGNSARLWLCDYRDLNEQYDAIVSIEMFEAVGERFWPSYFNQLQQCLKPGAKALVQSITIADARFENYRANTDFIQQYIFPGGMLPSPERFVAKAAEVGLKTLDQYHFGADYAETLRRWSHAFSACEATIAAQGFDDEFRRIWRLYYAYCEAGFDEGRTDVVQFLLQKTR is encoded by the coding sequence ATGAGCCAAGCGCGCACCTTGTCTGATTTGTCCTCTGCAACGCCTGCCGCAGCCCGGTTATTTATCCAGGTATTGCAGCGCCTGCAATACGGGCATTTGCAGCTGATTACGCCCGATGGCAGTCACCTTACTTTCGGTGATTTACACACGCCACCCAGCGCCGTTTTGCATATCAATGACTGGCGTGCTTGTGGGCGGATTATCAAAGCGGGTGATATTGGCTTTGCAGAAAGTTTTTCAGCCGGCTGGCTGGATACGCCTGATTTAACTGCCTTGCTGCGGCTGGCTTTAAAAAACGAAGCGGTGCTGGCGCGCTTTGTCTTTGGCGGCAAGCTGGCCACGCTGTGGTACCGGCTGAAACACTGGTTGCGCCCCAATACCCGCGAGGGCAGTAAACGCAATATCCATGCGCATTACGATATCGGTAACGATTTTTATCAGCTGTGGCTGGATAAAAGCTGGACCTATTCCAGCGCTATTTTTGCCGGTGATTTCAGCCAGAGCTTAGAAAGTGCCCAAGCCGCCAAATACCAGAGAATTATCGATACGCTGGCTTTAAAAGCAGGGGATAAAGTGCTGGAAATCGGTTGTGGCTGGGGCGGTTTTGCCGAGCATGCCGCCCGCTGCGGCATTGAAGTGCACGGCATTACCATTTCAGAGGCTCAGCTGGCCGTGGCTCAAGCGCGCAATCAGGGTAATAGCGCCAGGCTTTGGCTCTGTGATTACCGCGATTTAAACGAGCAATACGATGCCATTGTGTCGATCGAGATGTTTGAAGCCGTGGGCGAGCGCTTCTGGCCCAGCTATTTTAATCAGTTGCAGCAATGCTTAAAGCCGGGGGCAAAAGCGCTGGTGCAAAGCATCACCATAGCTGATGCGCGGTTTGAAAACTACCGCGCCAATACCGATTTTATTCAGCAGTATATTTTCCCCGGCGGCATGCTGCCCAGCCCGGAGCGCTTTGTGGCCAAGGCGGCCGAAGTTGGCCTTAAAACACTCGATCAATACCATTTTGGCGCGGATTACGCCGAAACACTGCGCCGCTGGAGCCATGCTTTTAGCGCGTGTGAAGCCACTATTGCGGCGCAAGGTTTTGATGATGAATTCCGGCGTATCTGGCGGCTTTATTACGCCTATTGCGAAGCAGGCTTTGATGAGGGGCGAACCGATGTGGTGCAGTTCTTATTACAAAAAACCCGCTAG
- a CDS encoding chalcone isomerase family protein, with amino-acid sequence MWCSSYYKKPASALLLILLLAMVNGAFAAGWRVELPAATPLGSGEFRWFGFRVYTARLWSEQRPFTASAPFALELTYHRSISRERFVSTSLDEIKRLSGKEYSKAQLARWQAEMERAFSDVESGDQLIGVYLPGVGCRFYGKKGLNAEVADVEFAKAFFAIWLDERSKDSNLRAQLLGQK; translated from the coding sequence ATGTGGTGCAGTTCTTATTACAAAAAACCCGCTAGTGCGCTGTTACTGATTCTGCTGCTGGCGATGGTGAATGGGGCTTTTGCCGCCGGCTGGCGTGTAGAGCTGCCTGCTGCTACGCCGCTTGGATCGGGAGAATTCCGCTGGTTTGGTTTTAGGGTATATACAGCCCGTTTATGGAGCGAGCAGCGCCCCTTTACAGCCAGCGCGCCTTTTGCGCTGGAGCTGACTTACCACCGCAGCATCAGCCGCGAGCGTTTTGTCAGCACCAGCCTTGATGAAATCAAGCGTTTATCCGGCAAAGAATACAGCAAGGCTCAGCTGGCCCGCTGGCAGGCAGAAATGGAGCGCGCGTTTAGTGATGTAGAAAGCGGCGATCAGCTGATTGGCGTGTATCTGCCCGGTGTGGGTTGCCGTTTTTATGGCAAGAAGGGCTTGAATGCCGAAGTGGCCGATGTCGAATTCGCCAAAGCCTTTTTTGCCATCTGGCTGGATGAGCGCAGTAAAGACAGCAATCTGCGCGCGCAGCTTTTGGGGCAAAAGTGA
- a CDS encoding MFS transporter, translated as MKPALAYGLLGLPLAMAALPVYVHAPAYYAGQLGMALSTTGLLLFLARLVDTVQDPWLGHLIDLKAGRLRGWMFGAGVLLAVSFAGLWLPPVQGKALMVWLVVMLIAIYTAHSMLNIAYLAWGARLGNEAALLNAAAWREGAGLVGVVLASIVPGYLMAGQQVEQGMAWYALAFALLLALGIGALLYRALPWLGGGQKQSWREPLANPAFRRVLLPYFLNAVSVAIPATLALFFIRDRIEAPQLSGAFLAAYFVAAAIGLPLWVKLAGKIGTAKAWRLGMILAVLAFAGAAVLSGGDVVAYALVCILAGLALGADLALPPVLLAGLISPQHSAASYYGIWTLLGKLALAISGLVLPLLALGGYQPGVAGQGGLSLALTYAALPCAIKLLAMWRLNLVIGDVERKPKS; from the coding sequence GTGAAGCCCGCACTGGCTTATGGCCTGCTGGGCTTGCCGCTGGCAATGGCCGCACTACCCGTGTACGTGCACGCACCGGCTTATTACGCCGGTCAATTGGGAATGGCTTTGTCTACCACCGGGCTGCTGCTGTTTCTGGCCAGACTGGTGGATACCGTGCAAGACCCGTGGCTGGGGCATTTAATTGATTTAAAAGCAGGGCGCCTACGTGGCTGGATGTTTGGGGCGGGCGTGCTGCTGGCGGTTTCCTTTGCAGGTCTGTGGTTGCCGCCGGTACAAGGCAAGGCGCTGATGGTGTGGCTGGTGGTGATGCTGATTGCCATTTACACCGCACACAGCATGCTCAATATCGCTTATCTGGCCTGGGGAGCAAGGCTGGGAAATGAGGCGGCACTGCTTAATGCCGCAGCCTGGCGCGAAGGTGCCGGGCTGGTGGGGGTGGTGCTGGCCAGCATCGTGCCGGGCTATTTAATGGCGGGCCAGCAGGTGGAGCAGGGCATGGCTTGGTATGCGCTGGCATTTGCCCTCTTATTAGCTTTGGGCATAGGGGCGCTGCTTTACCGCGCCTTGCCTTGGTTGGGCGGGGGACAAAAGCAATCCTGGCGCGAGCCGCTAGCTAATCCGGCCTTCAGGCGCGTACTGCTGCCGTATTTTTTAAATGCGGTATCGGTGGCGATTCCGGCCACGCTGGCGCTGTTTTTTATTCGCGATCGTATTGAGGCCCCGCAATTATCGGGTGCGTTTTTAGCCGCCTATTTTGTGGCCGCGGCCATCGGCTTGCCGCTATGGGTAAAGCTGGCTGGAAAAATCGGCACAGCAAAAGCATGGCGCTTGGGCATGATTTTAGCGGTGCTGGCTTTTGCCGGAGCGGCTGTGCTGAGTGGCGGTGACGTGGTGGCCTATGCACTGGTGTGTATCTTGGCAGGGCTGGCGCTGGGGGCCGATTTAGCCCTGCCGCCGGTGTTACTGGCTGGGCTGATTTCACCTCAGCATTCAGCCGCCAGCTATTACGGCATCTGGACACTACTGGGCAAACTGGCCCTCGCCATCTCCGGCCTCGTCTTGCCTTTGCTGGCCTTGGGCGGCTATCAGCCGGGAGTAGCTGGGCAGGGTGGATTAAGCCTTGCGTTGACTTATGCCGCCTTGCCTTGTGCGATTAAATTACTGGCGATGTGGCGTTTAAATTTAGTGATTGGAGATGTGGAAAGGAAACCCAAGTCTTGA